The following coding sequences lie in one Xylocopa sonorina isolate GNS202 chromosome 7, iyXylSono1_principal, whole genome shotgun sequence genomic window:
- the LOC143425264 gene encoding nuclear RNA export factor 2 isoform X2 has protein sequence MASTEAAEKTTTWEPLRLTHMKPSFNSQESALASCQDLWHKFILFGVGQYKVTEVLRTIIVGCEPEIILPVMYKEEGPNKSTFLAKCSASAIENLVKQGLCVTLSNGQELHIDIVLGYTDSQDLQLNPTRIITQALYYRYEPTKKVLNLDDFENEKSLGPIYCPVSLPKVLHFVLRCSKMGILGNNRDSRLPVRDEFKISELWLDGNPLCTKYSKCQDYIQAVKNVFPHLQKLDGIVIGIEQKFVPNIQSNFLRDGANTCLIKQFVKHYFTLYDQDDRQIMNGLYDRDALYSMTLGPVSNYIHKHLIKTFVTNRNLLKFVDYAKCQEFLLRGPEKIISALKNQPPTIHHFKTFHVDVLYEGEIHLAVSVQGLFSFRDLSCPPMFFNRTFIITRKEDNEYCIANDQCYLDGTPANSNLPGNSENKFEMKSAPKFVPTMFSVSEKEQLLTFLRELTTMNMKFCHRYLEDANWDIRTAITTFMNMYTVNNVPPEAFL, from the exons ATGGCGAGCACAGAAGCTGCTGAGAAGACGACAACTTGGGAACCGTTACGATTGACGCACATGAAACCATCGTTTAACAGTCAAGAATCAGCTCTGGCGTCTTGTCAAGACCTGTGGCACAAATTCATTTTGTTCGGCGTAGGGCAATACAAGGTAACGGAAGTATTGAGAACCATCATTGTTGGTTGCGAGCCTGAAATTATATTACCAGTTATGTACAAAGAGGAAGGTCCAAATAAAAGTACTTTCTTGGCAAAATGTAGTGCCAGTGCCATAGAAAACCTTGTTAAACAAGGTTTATGCGTGACGCTGTCCAACGGGCAAGAATTACATATCGACATTGTATTAGGGTATACGGATTCCCAAGATTTGCAATTGAATCCCACCAGAATTATAACACAAGCGCTCTATTATAGATACGAACCTACGAAAAAGGTACTAAATCTGGATGACTTTGAAAACGAGAAATCGTTAGGACCTATCTATTGTCCTGTGTCTCTACCAAAGGTGTTGCACTTTGTTCTGAGGTGTTCCAAAATGGGAATTCTGGGCAACAATCGAGACTCACGGCTACCTGTTAGAGA TGAGTTTAAGATAAGCGAACTATGGCTGGATGGGAATCCATTGTGCACAAAATACAGCAAGTGTCAAGATTATATACAAGCTGTGAAAAATGTTTTTCCCCATTTACAGAAATTGGATGGAATTGTAATAGGCATAGAGCAAAAGTTTGTTCCTAATATTCAAAGTAACTTTCTAAGAGACGGCGCGAATACTTGCCTAATTAAACAATTTGTCAAACATTATTTCACACTGTACGACCAGGACGATAGACAAATTATGAATGGTTTATACGACAGAGATGCGCTGTATTCCATGACACTAGGACCTGTTTCAAATTATATTCACAAACACCTAATTAAAACATTTGTTACAAATAGAAATTTACTGAAATTCGTTGATTACGCTAAATGTCAAGAATTTTTGCTACGTGGTCCAGAAAAAATTATTTCTGCGCTTAAAAATCAACCGCCGACGATACACCATTTCAAAACCTTTCACGTAGATGTACTGTACGAAGGAGAGATCCATCTTGCTGTTTCTGTACAAGGATTGTTCTCATTTAGGGATCTCTCGTGCCCGCCAATGTTTTTCaacagaacttttataattACCAGAAAAGAAGACAATGAGTATTGCATCGCCAATGATCAGTGCTATCTTGATGGAACACCTGCTAATAGTAATTTGCCAGGGAATAGTGAGAACAAATTTGAAATGAAAAGTGCACCAAAATTTGTCCCAACTATGTTTAGTGTTTCTGAGAAAGAACAACTACTTACATTTTTACGTGAATTGACTACGATGAACATGAAATTTTGTCATCGGTATCTTGAAGATGCCAACTGGGATATAAGGACTGCCATCACAACATTTATGAACATGTACACAGTTAACAATGTACCACCTGAAGCTTTTCTGTGA
- the LOC143425264 gene encoding nuclear RNA export factor 2 isoform X1 gives MASTEAAEKTTTWEPLRLTHMKPSFNSQESALASCQDLWHKFILFGVGQYKVTEVLRTIIVGCEPEIILPVMYKEEGPNKSTFLAKCSASAIENLVKQGLCVTLSNGQELHIDIVLGYTDSQDLQLNPTRIITQALYYRYEPTKKVLNLDDFENEKSLGPIYCPVSLPKVLHFVLRCSKMGILGNNRDSRLPVRELSLRYNQITAIILFEKFFNYHLTKLDLSHNQIADVEYLRYFSEFKISELWLDGNPLCTKYSKCQDYIQAVKNVFPHLQKLDGIVIGIEQKFVPNIQSNFLRDGANTCLIKQFVKHYFTLYDQDDRQIMNGLYDRDALYSMTLGPVSNYIHKHLIKTFVTNRNLLKFVDYAKCQEFLLRGPEKIISALKNQPPTIHHFKTFHVDVLYEGEIHLAVSVQGLFSFRDLSCPPMFFNRTFIITRKEDNEYCIANDQCYLDGTPANSNLPGNSENKFEMKSAPKFVPTMFSVSEKEQLLTFLRELTTMNMKFCHRYLEDANWDIRTAITTFMNMYTVNNVPPEAFL, from the coding sequence ATGGCGAGCACAGAAGCTGCTGAGAAGACGACAACTTGGGAACCGTTACGATTGACGCACATGAAACCATCGTTTAACAGTCAAGAATCAGCTCTGGCGTCTTGTCAAGACCTGTGGCACAAATTCATTTTGTTCGGCGTAGGGCAATACAAGGTAACGGAAGTATTGAGAACCATCATTGTTGGTTGCGAGCCTGAAATTATATTACCAGTTATGTACAAAGAGGAAGGTCCAAATAAAAGTACTTTCTTGGCAAAATGTAGTGCCAGTGCCATAGAAAACCTTGTTAAACAAGGTTTATGCGTGACGCTGTCCAACGGGCAAGAATTACATATCGACATTGTATTAGGGTATACGGATTCCCAAGATTTGCAATTGAATCCCACCAGAATTATAACACAAGCGCTCTATTATAGATACGAACCTACGAAAAAGGTACTAAATCTGGATGACTTTGAAAACGAGAAATCGTTAGGACCTATCTATTGTCCTGTGTCTCTACCAAAGGTGTTGCACTTTGTTCTGAGGTGTTCCAAAATGGGAATTCTGGGCAACAATCGAGACTCACGGCTACCTGTTAGAGAGTTGAGCTTGAGATACAATCAAATTACAGCCATTATTCTTTTCGAGAAATTCTTCAATTATCATCTAACTAAATTGGATTTAAGTCACAACCAGATAGCAGACGTGGAATATCTACGTTATTTCAGTGAGTTTAAGATAAGCGAACTATGGCTGGATGGGAATCCATTGTGCACAAAATACAGCAAGTGTCAAGATTATATACAAGCTGTGAAAAATGTTTTTCCCCATTTACAGAAATTGGATGGAATTGTAATAGGCATAGAGCAAAAGTTTGTTCCTAATATTCAAAGTAACTTTCTAAGAGACGGCGCGAATACTTGCCTAATTAAACAATTTGTCAAACATTATTTCACACTGTACGACCAGGACGATAGACAAATTATGAATGGTTTATACGACAGAGATGCGCTGTATTCCATGACACTAGGACCTGTTTCAAATTATATTCACAAACACCTAATTAAAACATTTGTTACAAATAGAAATTTACTGAAATTCGTTGATTACGCTAAATGTCAAGAATTTTTGCTACGTGGTCCAGAAAAAATTATTTCTGCGCTTAAAAATCAACCGCCGACGATACACCATTTCAAAACCTTTCACGTAGATGTACTGTACGAAGGAGAGATCCATCTTGCTGTTTCTGTACAAGGATTGTTCTCATTTAGGGATCTCTCGTGCCCGCCAATGTTTTTCaacagaacttttataattACCAGAAAAGAAGACAATGAGTATTGCATCGCCAATGATCAGTGCTATCTTGATGGAACACCTGCTAATAGTAATTTGCCAGGGAATAGTGAGAACAAATTTGAAATGAAAAGTGCACCAAAATTTGTCCCAACTATGTTTAGTGTTTCTGAGAAAGAACAACTACTTACATTTTTACGTGAATTGACTACGATGAACATGAAATTTTGTCATCGGTATCTTGAAGATGCCAACTGGGATATAAGGACTGCCATCACAACATTTATGAACATGTACACAGTTAACAATGTACCACCTGAAGCTTTTCTGTGA